A single Acropora palmata chromosome 5, jaAcrPala1.3, whole genome shotgun sequence DNA region contains:
- the LOC141880576 gene encoding nucleotide-binding oligomerization domain-containing protein 1-like isoform X2, with translation MRTTRDKMDKLPLSFLTFSKLSLLTVIGWSALGSVLTARFLHMHNSEPSSDFRCDVKHKIDKDFIRAKCFDQYQKQNNKLGVPLYAFIMVNVWVIPVVSVIYSQCVKSIVEELERRHQDAERRRSCRLFLAYFCQLAVSCALRIIFIVFLEIELFYPKTFPANFTCPIEDLWGQFLHNKTKSADSVPCFTQRAGDKNFWIETVKYANGFFALVAFLEILWILSRARKGNWQFYVDHLKSNPDEHRQAQPEAMPNDFSSAIQTLKEDCLRGTEQLSDLKQPFRRPNPGEGPKHDLKIDEIYVNVAIHEGRAHHYFAKERRKQLKEYPPNTKDCHFEKPQDLIDKKHGNVLVVGRPGIGKTSFSTKMLRLWATGQAFNEDHHEKSHFIIVFLVKFRRFNDNAELSLHELLARAETVQHLDDSVLDFVQNEPTKVLLIFDGLDEYSRKADINAQEDGQTYKNNVEEKMPLPVLYNKLAAGKLLRGASILTTTRPKAVEYVAHVNFQRTVEILGFTATNVEDYVQKFSQDFTGAGEKIWQHIKSNANLFSLCYIPVNCFLICHCLLQIFLESSCKQFPTKITDIYQMTVKMVFFKHNRENLSLEELEKLKKTHMYEPFENFPVEIQKFLYRLGEIAFEGIEKGRLLFESSEVSGLEECGLLHKLPDVQSKRLLNEPPKSQFCFTHLTVQEFFAAKHLVNTKRDEGIEEFVCKHFNDGTWEVVLQFVAGLLKSSSSDIFANLLPNSTEEKINLMSSERKELTFWPLTRKDKRLAVQVCKCLYEINDEQQPVVLKNKIEKIKFNAVEFRWCSFRLAPIDLAAVFHFLENAEEVLYIDLSVNEMGDLGANEVKKFIVNRQRKLKWLNLRGNSLTDKAADDFAAALNHSNCKVQVLDLRSNKFTDKAAKDFAAALKHSNCKLESLSLSDNKFTDNAAKDFAAALHDSDCKLESLHLGRNNFTDNAAKDFAAALQHNSCKLESLSLSDNKFTDKAAKDLGEALKHSNCKLESLYLRSNNFTDSAAKDFAAALQHGNCKLKVLNLGENNFTDNAAKDFTAALKHSNCKLKLLYLTGNNLTDNAAKDFAAALKDSNYRKLESLVVFGNDFTEEGQQYLTDAGKQSNCKVVASPSDAKPFH, from the exons ATGCGAACGACCAGAGATAAAATGGATAAGTTGCCGCtatcttttttaactttcagCAAGCTCAGTCTTTTAACAGTTATCGGCTGGAGTGCTTTGGGAAGCGTACTCACCGCAAGATTTCTACATATGCACAACAGCGAACCCAGTTCTGATTTCCGCTGTGAtgtaaaacacaaaatagacaAGGATTTCATCAGAGCAAAATGCTTCGATCAATACCagaagcaaaacaacaaactGGGAGTTCCTCTTTACGCCTTCATCATGGTAAACGTCTGGGTGATTCCAGTTGTGTCCGTGATTTACTCCCAGTGTGTCAAATCAATAGTGGAGGAACTCGAGCGCCGCCACCAAGATGCCGAACGAAGAAGAAGCTGTCGCCTTTTCCTCGCATATTTTTGTCAGCTTGCCGTTAGTTGTGCTCTGAGGATTATTTTCATCGTCTTCCTGGAGATTGAGCTATTTTATCCCAAGACATTCCCTGCAAACTTTACTTGTCCGATCGAAGATCTTTGGGGCCAATTTTtgcataacaaaacaaagtctGCCGATTCGGTTCCCTGTTTCACCCAACGAGCGGGTGATAAGAACTTCTGGATCGAAACTGTGAAATACGCAAATGGATTTTTCGCATTAGTTGCTTTCCTGGAGATTCTTTGGATCTTATCGCGAGCGAGGAAGGGAAACTGGCAGTTTTATGTTGATCATTTGAAATCGAACCCAGACGAACATCGTCAAGCACAACCAGAAGCGAT GCCAAATGATTTCTCCAGTGCCATTCAGACGCTGAAAGAGGATTGCTTGCGGGGCACGGAGCAACTGAGTGATCTTAAACAACCTTTTCGAAGACCAAATCCCGGCGAAGGCCCCAAACATGATCTCAAAATCGACGAGATTTATGTAAATGTAGCAATCCATGAAGGAAGAGCTCACCATTACTTTGCGAAAGAGAGGCGGAAACAGCTCAAAGAATACCCGCCTAATACAAAGGACTGCCACTTTGAAAAACCACAGGATCTTATTGACAAAAAGCACGGAAATGTGCTCGTTGTTGGCCGTCCTGGGATAGGAAAGACATCATTCAGCACGAAGATGCTTCGTCTTTGGGCAACTGGTCAAGCTTTCAATGAAGACCATCACGAGAAATCTCACTTTATCATTGTATTCCTCGTAAAGTTTAGGCGCTTTAATGATAACGCAGAGTTGAGCCTTCATGAGCTGTTAGCCCGCGCAGAAACGGTCCAGCATTTGGATGATTCTGTTTTGGATTTTGTCCAAAACGAACCTACcaaagttcttttaatttttgatggaCTGGATGAATATTCAAGAAAAGCGGATATCAACGCCCAAGAGGATGGCCAAACTTACAAGAACAATGTGGAAGAAAAGATGCCCCTTCCAGTTTTGTATAACAAACTGGCGGCAGGAAAACTTCTTCGTGGTGCGAGCATactaacaacaacaagacCAAAAGCTGTGGAATATGTTGCAcatgtaaattttcaaagaacagTGGAAATTCTCGGATTTACGGCCACAAATGTTGAAGACTACGTCCAGAAATTTTCTCAAGATTTCACGGGAGCAGGGGAGAAAATTTGGCAACACATCAAGTCCAACGCAAATCTTTTTTCGCTGTGCTACATCCCAGTGAActgttttctcatttgccactgcttgcttcaaattttcctggAGAGTTCTTGCAAACAGTTCCCGACGAAGATAACGGACATTTATCAAATGACCGTAAAGATGGTCTTCTTCAAACACAACAGGGAAAATTTGTCTCTAGAGGAACTCGAAAAGTTGAAGAAAACGCACATGTATgagccatttgaaaactttccTGTAGAGATTCAAAAATTCCTCTACAGGCTTGGAGAAATCGCTTTTGAAGGGATTGAAAAAGGAAGACTGCTCTTTGAATCAAGCGAAGTCAGTGGGTTGGAAGAATGCGGACTGCTTCACAAACTGCCAGACGTACAATCAAAGCGATTATTGAATGAGCCCCCTAAGTCCCAATTCTGTTTTACTCACCTGACGGTGCAAGAATTTTTTGCAGCAAAGCATCTGGTGAACACCAAGAGAGATGAGGGAATTGAAGAATTTGTTTGCAAGCATTTCAATGATGGCACATGGGAAGTGGTACTGCAGTTCGTAGCCGGATTGCTGAAGAGCTCAAGCAGTGACATTTTTGCCAACCTGTTGCCGAACTCGactgaggaaaaaataaacttaatgTCCTCAGAACGAAAAGAACTGACCTTTTGGCCACTGACACGAAAAGACAAACGTCTAGCTGTGCAAGTATGTAAGTGTCTTTACGAGATTAACGATGAACAGCAGCCAGTAGTATTAAAGaacaaaatagagaaaattaaattcaacgCGGTTGAATTTAGATGGTGTTCATTCAGGCTCGCACCGATTGATCTTGCTGCTGTCTTCCATTTCTTAGAAAATGCTGAAGAAGTTTTGTACATTGATTTGTCCGTGAATGAGATGGGGGACTTGGGTGCAaacgaagtgaaaaaatttattgttaacagGCAACGCAAGCTAAAATGGTTAAACCTCCGTGGTAACAGCTTGACCGACAAGGCAGCGGATGacttcgctgcagcacttaaccacagtaattgtaaagtCCAAGTTTTAGACCTCCGTAGTAACAAGTTCACCGACAaggcagcgaaggatttcgctgcagcacttaagcacagtaattgtaaactagaatcgtTATCCCTCAGTGATAACAAATTCaccgacaacgcagcgaaggatttcgctgcagcacttcaCGACAGCgattgtaaactagaatcgtTACACCTCGGTCGTAACAACTTCAcagacaacgcagcgaaggatttcgctgcagcacttcaGCACAATAGTTGTAAACTGGAATCGTTATCCCTCAGCGATAACAAATTCACCGACAAGGCGGCGAAGGATTTGGGTGaagcacttaagcacagtaattgtaaattAGAATCGTTATACCTCAGAAGTAACAACTTCACCGACAGCGCAGCGAaagatttcgctgcagcacttcaGCACGgtaattgtaaactaaaaGTGTTAAACCTCGGTGAAAacaacttcactgacaacgcagcgaaggatttcactgcagcacttaagcacagtaattgtaaactaaaaTTGTTATACCTCACTGGTAACAACTTGaccgacaacgcagcgaaggatttcgccgCTGCACTTAAGGACAGTAATTATCGTAAACTAGAATCGTTAGTCGTCTTTGGTAACGACTTTACTGAGGAAGGTCAACAGTATTTAACTGACGCGGGAAAGCAAAGTAATTGCAAAGTTGTTGCCTCACCCTCAGATGCTAAACCCTTTCATTGA
- the LOC141880576 gene encoding uncharacterized protein LOC141880576 isoform X3, which produces MRTTRDKMDKLPLSFLTFSKLSLLTVIGWSALGSVLTARFLHMHNSEPSSDFRCDVKHKIDKDFIRAKCFDQYQKQNNKLGVPLYAFIMVNVWVIPVVSVIYSQCVKSIVEELERRHQDAERRRSCRLFLAYFCQLAVSCALRIIFIVFLEIELFYPKTFPANFTCPIEDLWGQFLHNKTKSADSVPCFTQRAGDKNFWIETVKYANGFFALVAFLEILWILSRARKGNWQFYVDHLKSNPDELFEAPNDFSSAIQTLKEDCLRGTEQLSDLKQPFRRPNPGEGPKHDLKIDEIYVNVAIHEGRAHHYFAKERRKQLKEYPPNTKDCHFEKPQDLIDKKHGNVLVVGRPGIGKTSFSTKMLRLWATGQAFNEDHHEKSHFIIVFLVKFRRFNDNAELSLHELLARAETVQHLDDSVLDFVQNEPTKVLLIFDGLDEYSRKADINAQEDGQTYKNNVEEKMPLPVLYNKLAAGKLLRGASILTTTRPKAVEYVAHVNFQRTVEILGFTATNVEDYVQKFSQDFTGAGEKIWQHIKSNANLFSLCYIPVNCFLICHCLLQIFLESSCKQFPTKITDIYQMTVKMVFFKHNRENLSLEELEKLKKTHMYEPFENFPVEIQKFLYRLGEIAFEGIEKGRLLFESSEVSGLEECGLLHKLPDVQSKRLLNEPPKSQFCFTHLTVQEFFAAKHLVNTKRDEGIEEFVCKHFNDGTWEVVLQFVAGLLKSSSSDIFANLLPNSTEEKINLMSSERKELTFWPLTRKDKRLAVQVCKCLYEINDEQQPVVLKNKIEKIKFNAVEFRWCSFRLAPIDLAAVFHFLENAEEVLYIDLSVNEMGDLGANEVKKFIVNRQRKLKWLNLRGNSLTDKAADDFAAALNHSNCKVQVLDLRSNKFTDKAAKDFAAALKHSNCKLESLSLSDNKFTDNAAKDFAAALHDSDCKLESLHLGRNNFTDNAAKDFAAALQHNSCKLESLSLSDNKFTDKAAKDLGEALKHSNCKLESLYLRSNNFTDSAAKDFAAALQHGNCKLKVLNLGENNFTDNAAKDFTAALKHSNCKLKLLYLTGNNLTDNAAKDFAAALKDSNYRKLESLVVFGNDFTEEGQQYLTDAGKQSNCKVVASPSDAKPFH; this is translated from the exons ATGCGAACGACCAGAGATAAAATGGATAAGTTGCCGCtatcttttttaactttcagCAAGCTCAGTCTTTTAACAGTTATCGGCTGGAGTGCTTTGGGAAGCGTACTCACCGCAAGATTTCTACATATGCACAACAGCGAACCCAGTTCTGATTTCCGCTGTGAtgtaaaacacaaaatagacaAGGATTTCATCAGAGCAAAATGCTTCGATCAATACCagaagcaaaacaacaaactGGGAGTTCCTCTTTACGCCTTCATCATGGTAAACGTCTGGGTGATTCCAGTTGTGTCCGTGATTTACTCCCAGTGTGTCAAATCAATAGTGGAGGAACTCGAGCGCCGCCACCAAGATGCCGAACGAAGAAGAAGCTGTCGCCTTTTCCTCGCATATTTTTGTCAGCTTGCCGTTAGTTGTGCTCTGAGGATTATTTTCATCGTCTTCCTGGAGATTGAGCTATTTTATCCCAAGACATTCCCTGCAAACTTTACTTGTCCGATCGAAGATCTTTGGGGCCAATTTTtgcataacaaaacaaagtctGCCGATTCGGTTCCCTGTTTCACCCAACGAGCGGGTGATAAGAACTTCTGGATCGAAACTGTGAAATACGCAAATGGATTTTTCGCATTAGTTGCTTTCCTGGAGATTCTTTGGATCTTATCGCGAGCGAGGAAGGGAAACTGGCAGTTTTATGTTGATCATTTGAAATCGAACCCAGAC GAACTCTTTGAAGCGCCAAATGATTTCTCCAGTGCCATTCAGACGCTGAAAGAGGATTGCTTGCGGGGCACGGAGCAACTGAGTGATCTTAAACAACCTTTTCGAAGACCAAATCCCGGCGAAGGCCCCAAACATGATCTCAAAATCGACGAGATTTATGTAAATGTAGCAATCCATGAAGGAAGAGCTCACCATTACTTTGCGAAAGAGAGGCGGAAACAGCTCAAAGAATACCCGCCTAATACAAAGGACTGCCACTTTGAAAAACCACAGGATCTTATTGACAAAAAGCACGGAAATGTGCTCGTTGTTGGCCGTCCTGGGATAGGAAAGACATCATTCAGCACGAAGATGCTTCGTCTTTGGGCAACTGGTCAAGCTTTCAATGAAGACCATCACGAGAAATCTCACTTTATCATTGTATTCCTCGTAAAGTTTAGGCGCTTTAATGATAACGCAGAGTTGAGCCTTCATGAGCTGTTAGCCCGCGCAGAAACGGTCCAGCATTTGGATGATTCTGTTTTGGATTTTGTCCAAAACGAACCTACcaaagttcttttaatttttgatggaCTGGATGAATATTCAAGAAAAGCGGATATCAACGCCCAAGAGGATGGCCAAACTTACAAGAACAATGTGGAAGAAAAGATGCCCCTTCCAGTTTTGTATAACAAACTGGCGGCAGGAAAACTTCTTCGTGGTGCGAGCATactaacaacaacaagacCAAAAGCTGTGGAATATGTTGCAcatgtaaattttcaaagaacagTGGAAATTCTCGGATTTACGGCCACAAATGTTGAAGACTACGTCCAGAAATTTTCTCAAGATTTCACGGGAGCAGGGGAGAAAATTTGGCAACACATCAAGTCCAACGCAAATCTTTTTTCGCTGTGCTACATCCCAGTGAActgttttctcatttgccactgcttgcttcaaattttcctggAGAGTTCTTGCAAACAGTTCCCGACGAAGATAACGGACATTTATCAAATGACCGTAAAGATGGTCTTCTTCAAACACAACAGGGAAAATTTGTCTCTAGAGGAACTCGAAAAGTTGAAGAAAACGCACATGTATgagccatttgaaaactttccTGTAGAGATTCAAAAATTCCTCTACAGGCTTGGAGAAATCGCTTTTGAAGGGATTGAAAAAGGAAGACTGCTCTTTGAATCAAGCGAAGTCAGTGGGTTGGAAGAATGCGGACTGCTTCACAAACTGCCAGACGTACAATCAAAGCGATTATTGAATGAGCCCCCTAAGTCCCAATTCTGTTTTACTCACCTGACGGTGCAAGAATTTTTTGCAGCAAAGCATCTGGTGAACACCAAGAGAGATGAGGGAATTGAAGAATTTGTTTGCAAGCATTTCAATGATGGCACATGGGAAGTGGTACTGCAGTTCGTAGCCGGATTGCTGAAGAGCTCAAGCAGTGACATTTTTGCCAACCTGTTGCCGAACTCGactgaggaaaaaataaacttaatgTCCTCAGAACGAAAAGAACTGACCTTTTGGCCACTGACACGAAAAGACAAACGTCTAGCTGTGCAAGTATGTAAGTGTCTTTACGAGATTAACGATGAACAGCAGCCAGTAGTATTAAAGaacaaaatagagaaaattaaattcaacgCGGTTGAATTTAGATGGTGTTCATTCAGGCTCGCACCGATTGATCTTGCTGCTGTCTTCCATTTCTTAGAAAATGCTGAAGAAGTTTTGTACATTGATTTGTCCGTGAATGAGATGGGGGACTTGGGTGCAaacgaagtgaaaaaatttattgttaacagGCAACGCAAGCTAAAATGGTTAAACCTCCGTGGTAACAGCTTGACCGACAAGGCAGCGGATGacttcgctgcagcacttaaccacagtaattgtaaagtCCAAGTTTTAGACCTCCGTAGTAACAAGTTCACCGACAaggcagcgaaggatttcgctgcagcacttaagcacagtaattgtaaactagaatcgtTATCCCTCAGTGATAACAAATTCaccgacaacgcagcgaaggatttcgctgcagcacttcaCGACAGCgattgtaaactagaatcgtTACACCTCGGTCGTAACAACTTCAcagacaacgcagcgaaggatttcgctgcagcacttcaGCACAATAGTTGTAAACTGGAATCGTTATCCCTCAGCGATAACAAATTCACCGACAAGGCGGCGAAGGATTTGGGTGaagcacttaagcacagtaattgtaaattAGAATCGTTATACCTCAGAAGTAACAACTTCACCGACAGCGCAGCGAaagatttcgctgcagcacttcaGCACGgtaattgtaaactaaaaGTGTTAAACCTCGGTGAAAacaacttcactgacaacgcagcgaaggatttcactgcagcacttaagcacagtaattgtaaactaaaaTTGTTATACCTCACTGGTAACAACTTGaccgacaacgcagcgaaggatttcgccgCTGCACTTAAGGACAGTAATTATCGTAAACTAGAATCGTTAGTCGTCTTTGGTAACGACTTTACTGAGGAAGGTCAACAGTATTTAACTGACGCGGGAAAGCAAAGTAATTGCAAAGTTGTTGCCTCACCCTCAGATGCTAAACCCTTTCATTGA
- the LOC141880576 gene encoding uncharacterized protein LOC141880576 isoform X1 codes for MRTTRDKMDKLPLSFLTFSKLSLLTVIGWSALGSVLTARFLHMHNSEPSSDFRCDVKHKIDKDFIRAKCFDQYQKQNNKLGVPLYAFIMVNVWVIPVVSVIYSQCVKSIVEELERRHQDAERRRSCRLFLAYFCQLAVSCALRIIFIVFLEIELFYPKTFPANFTCPIEDLWGQFLHNKTKSADSVPCFTQRAGDKNFWIETVKYANGFFALVAFLEILWILSRARKGNWQFYVDHLKSNPDEHRQAQPEAMPLVEPQHRAVNIPRVQRNAQITSPGHPELFEAPNDFSSAIQTLKEDCLRGTEQLSDLKQPFRRPNPGEGPKHDLKIDEIYVNVAIHEGRAHHYFAKERRKQLKEYPPNTKDCHFEKPQDLIDKKHGNVLVVGRPGIGKTSFSTKMLRLWATGQAFNEDHHEKSHFIIVFLVKFRRFNDNAELSLHELLARAETVQHLDDSVLDFVQNEPTKVLLIFDGLDEYSRKADINAQEDGQTYKNNVEEKMPLPVLYNKLAAGKLLRGASILTTTRPKAVEYVAHVNFQRTVEILGFTATNVEDYVQKFSQDFTGAGEKIWQHIKSNANLFSLCYIPVNCFLICHCLLQIFLESSCKQFPTKITDIYQMTVKMVFFKHNRENLSLEELEKLKKTHMYEPFENFPVEIQKFLYRLGEIAFEGIEKGRLLFESSEVSGLEECGLLHKLPDVQSKRLLNEPPKSQFCFTHLTVQEFFAAKHLVNTKRDEGIEEFVCKHFNDGTWEVVLQFVAGLLKSSSSDIFANLLPNSTEEKINLMSSERKELTFWPLTRKDKRLAVQVCKCLYEINDEQQPVVLKNKIEKIKFNAVEFRWCSFRLAPIDLAAVFHFLENAEEVLYIDLSVNEMGDLGANEVKKFIVNRQRKLKWLNLRGNSLTDKAADDFAAALNHSNCKVQVLDLRSNKFTDKAAKDFAAALKHSNCKLESLSLSDNKFTDNAAKDFAAALHDSDCKLESLHLGRNNFTDNAAKDFAAALQHNSCKLESLSLSDNKFTDKAAKDLGEALKHSNCKLESLYLRSNNFTDSAAKDFAAALQHGNCKLKVLNLGENNFTDNAAKDFTAALKHSNCKLKLLYLTGNNLTDNAAKDFAAALKDSNYRKLESLVVFGNDFTEEGQQYLTDAGKQSNCKVVASPSDAKPFH; via the coding sequence ATGCGAACGACCAGAGATAAAATGGATAAGTTGCCGCtatcttttttaactttcagCAAGCTCAGTCTTTTAACAGTTATCGGCTGGAGTGCTTTGGGAAGCGTACTCACCGCAAGATTTCTACATATGCACAACAGCGAACCCAGTTCTGATTTCCGCTGTGAtgtaaaacacaaaatagacaAGGATTTCATCAGAGCAAAATGCTTCGATCAATACCagaagcaaaacaacaaactGGGAGTTCCTCTTTACGCCTTCATCATGGTAAACGTCTGGGTGATTCCAGTTGTGTCCGTGATTTACTCCCAGTGTGTCAAATCAATAGTGGAGGAACTCGAGCGCCGCCACCAAGATGCCGAACGAAGAAGAAGCTGTCGCCTTTTCCTCGCATATTTTTGTCAGCTTGCCGTTAGTTGTGCTCTGAGGATTATTTTCATCGTCTTCCTGGAGATTGAGCTATTTTATCCCAAGACATTCCCTGCAAACTTTACTTGTCCGATCGAAGATCTTTGGGGCCAATTTTtgcataacaaaacaaagtctGCCGATTCGGTTCCCTGTTTCACCCAACGAGCGGGTGATAAGAACTTCTGGATCGAAACTGTGAAATACGCAAATGGATTTTTCGCATTAGTTGCTTTCCTGGAGATTCTTTGGATCTTATCGCGAGCGAGGAAGGGAAACTGGCAGTTTTATGTTGATCATTTGAAATCGAACCCAGACGAACATCGTCAAGCACAACCAGAAGCGATGCCATTAGTGGAACCACAACATCGAGCTGTTAACATCCCGCGAGTACAAAGGAATGCTCAAATAACGTCTCCTGGACACCCAGAACTCTTTGAAGCGCCAAATGATTTCTCCAGTGCCATTCAGACGCTGAAAGAGGATTGCTTGCGGGGCACGGAGCAACTGAGTGATCTTAAACAACCTTTTCGAAGACCAAATCCCGGCGAAGGCCCCAAACATGATCTCAAAATCGACGAGATTTATGTAAATGTAGCAATCCATGAAGGAAGAGCTCACCATTACTTTGCGAAAGAGAGGCGGAAACAGCTCAAAGAATACCCGCCTAATACAAAGGACTGCCACTTTGAAAAACCACAGGATCTTATTGACAAAAAGCACGGAAATGTGCTCGTTGTTGGCCGTCCTGGGATAGGAAAGACATCATTCAGCACGAAGATGCTTCGTCTTTGGGCAACTGGTCAAGCTTTCAATGAAGACCATCACGAGAAATCTCACTTTATCATTGTATTCCTCGTAAAGTTTAGGCGCTTTAATGATAACGCAGAGTTGAGCCTTCATGAGCTGTTAGCCCGCGCAGAAACGGTCCAGCATTTGGATGATTCTGTTTTGGATTTTGTCCAAAACGAACCTACcaaagttcttttaatttttgatggaCTGGATGAATATTCAAGAAAAGCGGATATCAACGCCCAAGAGGATGGCCAAACTTACAAGAACAATGTGGAAGAAAAGATGCCCCTTCCAGTTTTGTATAACAAACTGGCGGCAGGAAAACTTCTTCGTGGTGCGAGCATactaacaacaacaagacCAAAAGCTGTGGAATATGTTGCAcatgtaaattttcaaagaacagTGGAAATTCTCGGATTTACGGCCACAAATGTTGAAGACTACGTCCAGAAATTTTCTCAAGATTTCACGGGAGCAGGGGAGAAAATTTGGCAACACATCAAGTCCAACGCAAATCTTTTTTCGCTGTGCTACATCCCAGTGAActgttttctcatttgccactgcttgcttcaaattttcctggAGAGTTCTTGCAAACAGTTCCCGACGAAGATAACGGACATTTATCAAATGACCGTAAAGATGGTCTTCTTCAAACACAACAGGGAAAATTTGTCTCTAGAGGAACTCGAAAAGTTGAAGAAAACGCACATGTATgagccatttgaaaactttccTGTAGAGATTCAAAAATTCCTCTACAGGCTTGGAGAAATCGCTTTTGAAGGGATTGAAAAAGGAAGACTGCTCTTTGAATCAAGCGAAGTCAGTGGGTTGGAAGAATGCGGACTGCTTCACAAACTGCCAGACGTACAATCAAAGCGATTATTGAATGAGCCCCCTAAGTCCCAATTCTGTTTTACTCACCTGACGGTGCAAGAATTTTTTGCAGCAAAGCATCTGGTGAACACCAAGAGAGATGAGGGAATTGAAGAATTTGTTTGCAAGCATTTCAATGATGGCACATGGGAAGTGGTACTGCAGTTCGTAGCCGGATTGCTGAAGAGCTCAAGCAGTGACATTTTTGCCAACCTGTTGCCGAACTCGactgaggaaaaaataaacttaatgTCCTCAGAACGAAAAGAACTGACCTTTTGGCCACTGACACGAAAAGACAAACGTCTAGCTGTGCAAGTATGTAAGTGTCTTTACGAGATTAACGATGAACAGCAGCCAGTAGTATTAAAGaacaaaatagagaaaattaaattcaacgCGGTTGAATTTAGATGGTGTTCATTCAGGCTCGCACCGATTGATCTTGCTGCTGTCTTCCATTTCTTAGAAAATGCTGAAGAAGTTTTGTACATTGATTTGTCCGTGAATGAGATGGGGGACTTGGGTGCAaacgaagtgaaaaaatttattgttaacagGCAACGCAAGCTAAAATGGTTAAACCTCCGTGGTAACAGCTTGACCGACAAGGCAGCGGATGacttcgctgcagcacttaaccacagtaattgtaaagtCCAAGTTTTAGACCTCCGTAGTAACAAGTTCACCGACAaggcagcgaaggatttcgctgcagcacttaagcacagtaattgtaaactagaatcgtTATCCCTCAGTGATAACAAATTCaccgacaacgcagcgaaggatttcgctgcagcacttcaCGACAGCgattgtaaactagaatcgtTACACCTCGGTCGTAACAACTTCAcagacaacgcagcgaaggatttcgctgcagcacttcaGCACAATAGTTGTAAACTGGAATCGTTATCCCTCAGCGATAACAAATTCACCGACAAGGCGGCGAAGGATTTGGGTGaagcacttaagcacagtaattgtaaattAGAATCGTTATACCTCAGAAGTAACAACTTCACCGACAGCGCAGCGAaagatttcgctgcagcacttcaGCACGgtaattgtaaactaaaaGTGTTAAACCTCGGTGAAAacaacttcactgacaacgcagcgaaggatttcactgcagcacttaagcacagtaattgtaaactaaaaTTGTTATACCTCACTGGTAACAACTTGaccgacaacgcagcgaaggatttcgccgCTGCACTTAAGGACAGTAATTATCGTAAACTAGAATCGTTAGTCGTCTTTGGTAACGACTTTACTGAGGAAGGTCAACAGTATTTAACTGACGCGGGAAAGCAAAGTAATTGCAAAGTTGTTGCCTCACCCTCAGATGCTAAACCCTTTCATTGA